From Deinococcus aquaticus, one genomic window encodes:
- a CDS encoding MFS transporter produces MLWLRPLTMLRLLALLTLCETVRTGLFVSALPVSGPGLGLSAAVIGVMAGVHYLADALAKGPGGLLVQRWGLGAALLPGPLLGLLALLLARFWPYPASGVLACAAWGLGYAALWPGVMSASQALAVPGRTARALTVSNLSVAPAILTGALIVGPLMRTHPDATWNALLAAQLLAAGLALSLVRLRLSSPAAPPGTPVPAWRDWQRVAALLPAAFVQTLAPALLTTVLYPLLDRLNLSLRDLLLPGALALTTFGLSVWLIGRRADRGHPRRALLPGLLLLAVTFALAAVPGMTALLLPLGALVGLGYGAFITGWNGLVARTLPEGQQAAAWGTVMAVEALGYAIGPVLGGAAWQLAGVTGVFSLGAAVFLSALLYDLARHRSRRAAMTGPA; encoded by the coding sequence GTGTTATGGCTGCGGCCCCTGACCATGCTGCGGCTCCTGGCCCTGCTGACCCTGTGCGAGACCGTGCGCACCGGGCTGTTCGTGTCGGCCCTGCCGGTCAGCGGTCCCGGCCTGGGCCTGAGCGCCGCCGTGATCGGCGTGATGGCCGGCGTGCACTACCTGGCCGACGCGCTGGCCAAGGGCCCCGGCGGGCTGCTGGTGCAGCGCTGGGGTCTGGGCGCCGCCCTGCTGCCGGGGCCGCTGCTGGGCCTGCTGGCGCTGCTGCTGGCCCGCTTCTGGCCGTACCCGGCGAGCGGCGTGCTGGCCTGCGCCGCCTGGGGCCTGGGGTATGCGGCGCTGTGGCCGGGCGTCATGAGCGCCTCGCAGGCGCTGGCCGTACCGGGCCGCACCGCCCGCGCCCTGACGGTCAGTAACCTCAGTGTCGCGCCCGCCATCCTGACCGGCGCGCTGATCGTCGGGCCGCTCATGCGAACCCACCCGGACGCCACCTGGAACGCCCTGCTGGCCGCGCAGCTCCTCGCGGCCGGGCTGGCCCTGAGCCTCGTGCGGCTGCGCCTCTCCTCGCCCGCAGCCCCCCCGGGCACGCCCGTGCCCGCGTGGCGGGACTGGCAGCGCGTGGCGGCCCTGCTGCCCGCCGCGTTCGTGCAGACCCTCGCGCCGGCCCTGCTGACCACGGTCCTGTACCCCCTGCTGGACCGCCTGAACCTGAGCCTGCGCGACCTGCTGCTGCCCGGCGCGCTGGCCCTGACCACCTTCGGCCTGAGCGTCTGGCTGATCGGCCGCCGCGCCGACCGGGGCCACCCGCGCCGCGCCCTGCTGCCCGGCCTGCTGCTGCTGGCCGTGACCTTCGCGCTGGCCGCCGTGCCCGGCATGACCGCCCTGCTGCTTCCGCTGGGCGCCCTGGTCGGCCTGGGCTACGGCGCGTTCATCACCGGCTGGAACGGACTGGTCGCCCGCACCCTCCCCGAAGGCCAGCAGGCCGCCGCGTGGGGCACCGTCATGGCCGTCGAGGCGCTCGGGTACGCCATCGGGCCCGTGCTGGGCGGCGCGGCGTGGCAACTGGCGGGCGTGACCGGCGTGTTCAGCCTCGGCGCGGCCGTGTTCCTCAGCGCCCTGCTGTACGACCTGGCCCGCCACCGCAGCAGACGCGCCGCGATGACCGGACCGGCCTGA
- a CDS encoding single-stranded DNA-binding protein gives MAEPHRVRDALRASMTAWATLTVRDDQARVTLAPDLDVLAPHLDQIDPAWSLTWACDSVTPPVVRARLTVHGTAREGLATAHTLPDAKLAALAEMARSYGVRPTSDPVWVEYDPEDGANTTELETDTPAPADLPERPLPPAPPRDPQMEKARRHIEDLLEQLKVAGRGGEAARILMRGYGETLEESRAIYKELHSILKG, from the coding sequence ATGGCTGAACCTCACCGCGTGCGCGACGCCCTGCGCGCCAGCATGACCGCCTGGGCCACCCTGACCGTCCGGGACGATCAGGCCCGCGTGACCCTCGCCCCGGACCTCGACGTGCTCGCCCCGCACCTCGACCAGATCGACCCCGCCTGGAGTCTCACCTGGGCGTGCGACAGCGTCACGCCGCCCGTCGTGCGCGCCCGCCTGACCGTGCACGGCACCGCCCGCGAGGGACTGGCGACCGCGCACACCCTGCCGGACGCGAAACTGGCCGCGCTGGCCGAGATGGCCCGCAGCTACGGCGTGCGCCCCACCAGCGACCCCGTCTGGGTCGAGTACGACCCGGAAGACGGCGCGAACACCACCGAACTGGAAACCGACACGCCCGCCCCCGCCGACCTGCCCGAACGCCCCCTGCCCCCCGCGCCGCCCCGCGACCCGCAGATGGAAAAAGCGCGGCGGCACATCGAGGACCTCCTCGAGCAACTGAAAGTCGCCGGGCGCGGCGGCGAGGCTGCCCGCATCCTCATGCGCGGCTACGGCGAAACGCTGGAAGAAAGCCGCGCCATCTACAAGGAACTGCACTCCATCCTCAAAGGCTGA
- a CDS encoding DUF6508 domain-containing protein gives MTPQYTPEALRAVAAFLPVMSDPAFRFTDGQPPAVVRPDGGIQMRGYAYDPQVGRLLRTLDEVQWVHGDDGFQWPEWIQGDEARSLRDDPAALAQASAPQLARLLTVFARQERFNDGSRLGFWESGLLLGILRRAAELADAAD, from the coding sequence ATGACACCCCAGTACACCCCGGAAGCCCTGCGCGCCGTCGCGGCGTTCCTGCCGGTCATGAGTGACCCGGCGTTCCGGTTCACGGACGGTCAGCCGCCCGCCGTGGTGCGGCCGGACGGCGGGATTCAGATGCGGGGGTACGCGTACGACCCGCAGGTAGGTCGCCTGCTGCGCACCCTGGACGAGGTCCAGTGGGTGCATGGAGACGATGGGTTCCAGTGGCCGGAATGGATTCAGGGCGATGAGGCACGGTCACTGAGGGACGACCCGGCCGCGCTGGCACAGGCCAGTGCGCCGCAACTGGCGCGGCTGCTGACGGTCTTCGCCCGGCAGGAGCGCTTCAACGACGGTTCGCGGCTGGGGTTCTGGGAGTCCGGGCTGCTGCTGGGCATCCTGCGCCGCGCGGCCGAGCTGGCAGACGCGGCGGACTGA
- a CDS encoding metallophosphoesterase, with protein MRKFLAFGDVHADFDTLWAALRAASCADANGQPTPPVQAGLYQVVLIGDLVHPKNDREYSRLTGLPRFDHRDPDHLFLAAREQVKHLDRLREYQNAAPHAIHIILGNHDDAVLNTSFMLGTSGGLVHAEFDPDHGGIHLPDHLKHWMQTFPRELRVGTVQFAHVSPLPAHTHYDDLFYADRSPKRWFRETPEYVQMAGLSFGVYGHTQIEDGILLDETHHLAMIDALHGREYLELMLNPEQPDPLISVRAVPF; from the coding sequence ATGCGGAAGTTCCTGGCTTTCGGTGACGTGCACGCTGACTTCGACACCCTCTGGGCCGCCCTGCGCGCCGCCAGCTGCGCCGACGCGAACGGCCAGCCCACCCCGCCCGTGCAGGCCGGACTGTATCAGGTCGTCCTGATCGGCGACCTCGTGCACCCCAAGAACGACCGCGAGTACAGCCGCCTGACCGGCCTGCCCCGCTTCGACCACAGGGACCCCGACCACCTGTTCCTCGCCGCGCGCGAACAGGTCAAGCACCTCGACCGCCTGCGCGAGTACCAGAACGCCGCGCCGCACGCCATTCACATCATCCTGGGCAACCACGACGACGCCGTCCTGAACACCAGCTTCATGCTCGGCACCAGCGGCGGCCTCGTCCACGCCGAATTCGACCCGGACCACGGCGGCATCCACCTGCCCGACCACCTGAAACACTGGATGCAGACCTTCCCCCGCGAACTCAGGGTCGGCACCGTGCAGTTCGCGCACGTGTCCCCCCTCCCCGCCCACACGCACTACGACGACCTGTTCTACGCCGACCGCAGCCCCAAACGCTGGTTCCGCGAAACACCCGAGTACGTGCAGATGGCCGGCCTGAGCTTCGGCGTGTACGGCCACACCCAGATCGAAGACGGCATCCTGCTCGACGAAACACACCACCTCGCCATGATCGACGCCCTGCACGGCCGCGAGTACTTGGAACTCATGCTGAACCCCGAACAGCCCGACCCGCTGATCAGCGTCCGCGCCGTCCCCTTCTGA
- a CDS encoding penicillin acylase family protein, giving the protein MTQGQADRAGRNEKKRRRSPWALLGRGLLGLAALLLLAGGGAFAWLKSTSGAQRSGAVTVAGVSGPVTVTRDAWGVPHIRAATDADAVYALGFVHWQDRAWQMDFQRRVAQGRLSEVLGGAALEQDRFLRTWGFGRAAQAALPALSAQSRALIRAYTAGVNAAQAQGKTALEFRILGYTPEPWQDVDSVSWSKLMAFDLGGNYEEEVLGAQVVRALGEDGLNQVTAPYPAGAPTILSADELTGAAQSLTGAVSSGTDGTQAGGSQVAPPQGPGLPQETVQALRSHLLAARALGMQAVPGKGSNDWVIAGSRTASGKPILADDPHLGLTAPMLWYLADVQGDRLKAIGASIPGLPAIVIGRNDRVAWGVTNVNPDVQDLYIEPEDAPLTSRREVIRVKGQPDVTLTVRSSAHGPIISDAGARTVGPRVALKWTALQGGDTTMDAFLGLNYAQNWADFTGALRSYVAPSQNFVYADVDGNTGHYAPGRVPIRSGWDGSLPVSGDGSREWQGFIPFEQLPHTLNPADGLVVTANNQVVPGPGSRALGNDRNWAEPYRAQRITDLLSAAGKLTVPDVQRVQLDTTSLVWADLRGPLLATRPGSDRARQALEQLRAWDGNETTGSVPATLFEAWLMQLQEMGRDELGTDTVMNSLSVLNQLREADGSGELCAVNGQGDCAALLTRTLDTALADLQGRLGPDMKTWTYGRLHTVASNHRAFGNVQALAWLFNHSAPTPGGTNTVNVARPEHGTFRQTHGPSYRQVVDLANPNDSVFIGSLGQDGNPLGAHAADQQPRWIAGEYLPMSTDQADWGRVSTLTLKP; this is encoded by the coding sequence ATGACGCAGGGGCAGGCAGACCGGGCAGGTCGGAACGAGAAGAAACGCAGGCGCTCCCCGTGGGCGCTGCTGGGCAGAGGGCTGCTGGGGCTGGCAGCGCTGCTGCTGCTGGCGGGCGGGGGCGCGTTCGCGTGGCTGAAAAGTACCTCCGGAGCGCAGCGCAGTGGGGCCGTGACGGTCGCCGGGGTGTCGGGGCCGGTCACGGTCACGCGTGACGCCTGGGGCGTGCCGCACATCCGCGCCGCGACGGACGCGGACGCCGTGTACGCGCTGGGCTTCGTGCACTGGCAGGACCGCGCGTGGCAGATGGACTTCCAGCGGCGCGTGGCGCAGGGCCGCCTGTCCGAGGTGCTGGGCGGGGCGGCGCTGGAACAGGACCGTTTCCTGCGCACCTGGGGGTTCGGGCGGGCGGCCCAGGCGGCCCTGCCGGCCCTGTCCGCGCAGTCCCGCGCGCTGATCCGGGCGTACACGGCGGGCGTGAACGCCGCGCAGGCGCAGGGGAAAACCGCACTGGAATTCCGGATTCTGGGCTACACGCCGGAACCCTGGCAGGACGTGGACAGCGTCTCCTGGAGCAAACTGATGGCCTTCGACCTGGGCGGGAACTACGAGGAAGAAGTGCTGGGCGCGCAGGTGGTCCGCGCGCTCGGCGAGGACGGCCTGAATCAGGTGACGGCCCCGTACCCGGCGGGCGCACCGACCATCCTGAGCGCCGACGAGTTGACCGGCGCGGCGCAGTCCCTGACCGGCGCCGTCAGTTCTGGAACGGACGGGACGCAGGCGGGCGGGTCACAGGTGGCCCCGCCGCAGGGGCCAGGGTTGCCGCAGGAGACCGTGCAGGCGCTGCGCTCGCACCTGCTGGCCGCGCGGGCCCTGGGCATGCAGGCCGTGCCGGGCAAGGGCAGCAACGACTGGGTGATCGCCGGGAGCCGCACCGCGAGCGGAAAACCCATCCTGGCGGACGACCCGCACCTGGGCCTGACCGCGCCGATGCTGTGGTACCTCGCGGACGTGCAGGGTGACCGCCTGAAGGCCATCGGGGCCAGCATTCCGGGCCTGCCGGCCATCGTGATCGGCCGCAACGACCGCGTGGCGTGGGGCGTGACGAACGTGAACCCGGACGTGCAGGACCTGTACATCGAACCCGAGGACGCGCCCCTGACCAGCCGCCGCGAGGTCATCCGGGTCAAGGGCCAGCCGGACGTGACCCTGACGGTCCGCAGCAGCGCGCACGGGCCGATCATCAGTGACGCCGGGGCGAGGACCGTGGGGCCGCGCGTGGCCCTGAAGTGGACGGCCCTGCAAGGCGGCGACACGACCATGGACGCCTTCCTGGGCCTGAACTACGCGCAGAACTGGGCGGACTTCACGGGCGCGCTGCGCTCGTACGTGGCGCCCAGCCAGAACTTCGTGTACGCCGACGTGGACGGCAACACCGGGCACTACGCGCCGGGCCGCGTGCCCATCCGTAGCGGCTGGGACGGCAGCCTGCCCGTCAGTGGCGACGGCAGCCGCGAGTGGCAGGGCTTCATTCCCTTCGAGCAGTTACCGCACACCCTGAACCCCGCCGACGGGCTGGTCGTCACGGCAAACAATCAGGTGGTGCCCGGCCCCGGCTCGCGCGCGCTGGGCAACGACCGCAACTGGGCCGAACCGTACCGCGCCCAGCGCATCACGGACCTGCTGAGCGCCGCCGGGAAACTGACCGTGCCGGACGTGCAGCGCGTGCAACTGGATACCACCAGCCTCGTCTGGGCGGACCTGAGGGGGCCGCTGCTGGCCACCCGCCCCGGCAGCGACCGGGCGCGGCAGGCACTGGAGCAACTGCGGGCCTGGGACGGCAACGAGACGACCGGCAGCGTGCCTGCCACCCTGTTCGAGGCGTGGCTGATGCAGTTGCAGGAAATGGGGCGCGACGAACTGGGCACCGACACCGTCATGAACAGCCTGTCCGTTCTGAACCAGCTGCGCGAAGCGGACGGGAGCGGCGAACTGTGCGCCGTGAACGGCCAGGGCGACTGCGCGGCCCTGCTGACCCGCACGCTGGACACTGCCCTGGCCGACCTGCAAGGCCGCCTCGGACCCGACATGAAGACCTGGACGTACGGGCGACTGCACACGGTCGCCAGCAACCACCGCGCCTTCGGGAACGTGCAGGCCCTGGCGTGGCTGTTCAACCACTCGGCCCCCACGCCCGGCGGGACGAACACCGTGAACGTCGCCCGGCCCGAACACGGCACCTTCCGGCAGACCCACGGCCCCAGTTACCGGCAGGTCGTGGACCTCGCCAACCCCAACGACAGCGTGTTCATAGGCAGCCTGGGCCAGGACGGCAACCCGCTGGGCGCGCACGCCGCCGACCAGCAACCCCGCTGGATTGCCGGGGAGTACCTGCCCATGAGTACCGATCAGGCCGACTGGGGCCGCGTGAGCACCCTGACCCTGAAGCCCTGA